The following are from one region of the Geothermobacter ehrlichii genome:
- a CDS encoding cyclic nucleotide-binding domain-containing protein codes for MVDLAALKNSHLFRDMTPEDLVKLATVFEEKEMAEGATIFIEHMPGEMLYLIREGTVRISKMLAEGQEKTLVILGPEDVFGEMAILDGAPRSATARAAEKARLLCIKKADFERICDQDPRLGMKLMRNIIRVFSQRIRENNDEFRDMLVWSLGKKKS; via the coding sequence ATGGTCGATCTGGCGGCATTGAAAAACAGTCACCTTTTCCGGGACATGACCCCCGAAGATCTCGTAAAGCTGGCGACGGTCTTCGAGGAGAAGGAGATGGCCGAAGGAGCGACCATCTTCATCGAACACATGCCGGGCGAGATGCTCTACCTGATCAGGGAAGGGACGGTCCGCATCTCGAAGATGCTGGCGGAGGGCCAGGAGAAGACTCTGGTCATTCTCGGGCCGGAAGATGTTTTCGGGGAGATGGCCATTCTCGATGGCGCCCCGCGGTCGGCCACGGCGAGGGCGGCCGAAAAGGCGCGCCTGCTGTGCATCAAGAAGGCCGATTTCGAACGGATATGCGACCAGGATCCGCGCCTCGGCATGAAGCTGATGCGCAACATCATCCGGGTCTTCAGTCAGCGTATTCGGGAGAACAACGACGAATTCCGCGACATGCTGGTCTGGTCGCTCGGCAAGAAAAAATCCTGA
- a CDS encoding OmpA family protein, translating into MKKIFLFFVFVLLAAGTARAVPTQYGATGLISQPTAETLNAGNICVGVWCNYSYVDQTEKEALILPVGITIGLGTFFEMYGSYPNLLFNDDELESGRGATNLGAKIRFLGKRSSRFKMALEGQALRTISDNPDIDGLTDYMGRVIASLKLDTIGFHVNGGYVSTESPKGINYDDQVLGGGGIEFFPTGRLRIIAEGEWRSSKLVNGDDYTEVSTGFQYYVSPHFTFNLAGSLGLEDGAPDWRVLVGFSGCQGIGTYQHPIPKLIESAPVAEEKPKPKKKVVKIKTLTPLTPVVKVKPAKLSPVAKLEVKVKPKGEEVIIDPSERLKIPGTRELQAINVTPVAPVVPTAEKPVIDKPTRVIVYRKFKMDELTFGFDQYSLTEKGKKALALIAEELRRDNKWFVLRFDGHTDSTGSVNYNDRLSLKRAIATATALVLNNGFDPNRIFVKGFGESKPVASNDTPEGRSANRRVEILVLVKKEE; encoded by the coding sequence ATGAAAAAAATCTTCCTTTTTTTTGTTTTCGTTCTGCTTGCCGCCGGGACCGCCCGGGCCGTACCGACCCAGTACGGTGCAACCGGCCTGATTTCGCAGCCGACGGCAGAAACCCTCAACGCCGGCAACATCTGTGTCGGCGTCTGGTGCAATTATTCCTACGTCGACCAGACCGAAAAGGAGGCCCTGATCCTGCCGGTCGGTATCACCATCGGTCTGGGCACCTTCTTCGAAATGTACGGCTCCTATCCCAACCTGCTGTTCAATGACGACGAACTCGAAAGTGGCCGGGGCGCCACCAATCTCGGCGCCAAGATCCGCTTTCTGGGCAAACGGTCCTCCCGCTTCAAGATGGCCCTGGAAGGTCAGGCGCTTCGCACCATATCCGACAACCCCGACATCGACGGCCTGACCGACTACATGGGCCGTGTCATCGCCTCTCTCAAGCTCGATACCATCGGCTTTCACGTCAACGGCGGCTATGTGAGCACCGAAAGTCCAAAGGGGATCAACTACGATGATCAGGTCCTCGGCGGCGGCGGCATCGAATTTTTTCCCACTGGCCGGTTACGGATCATCGCCGAAGGGGAATGGCGTTCGAGCAAGCTGGTCAACGGCGATGACTACACCGAAGTTTCCACCGGCTTCCAGTACTATGTTTCCCCTCATTTCACCTTCAACCTCGCCGGTTCTCTCGGCCTCGAGGACGGCGCGCCCGACTGGCGCGTTCTGGTCGGATTCTCGGGATGCCAGGGGATCGGGACCTATCAGCATCCCATACCCAAGCTGATCGAATCGGCACCGGTGGCGGAAGAGAAGCCTAAACCCAAGAAAAAGGTCGTCAAGATCAAGACCCTTACGCCTCTGACTCCGGTGGTCAAGGTCAAGCCGGCGAAGCTGTCGCCCGTCGCCAAGCTCGAGGTCAAGGTCAAGCCGAAGGGGGAAGAGGTCATCATCGACCCTTCGGAGCGTCTCAAGATCCCCGGCACAAGGGAACTGCAGGCAATCAATGTCACTCCCGTGGCGCCGGTTGTGCCGACAGCGGAGAAGCCGGTCATCGACAAGCCGACCAGGGTCATCGTCTATCGGAAGTTCAAGATGGATGAACTGACCTTCGGCTTCGACCAGTATTCCCTGACCGAAAAGGGCAAGAAGGCCCTGGCCCTCATCGCCGAGGAACTGCGTCGGGACAACAAGTGGTTTGTTCTGCGGTTCGATGGCCACACCGACAGCACCGGGTCAGTCAACTACAATGACCGTCTTTCCCTCAAGCGAGCCATCGCCACCGCCACCGCACTGGTGCTGAACAACGGCTTCGACCCCAACCGCATTTTCGTCAAGGGATTCGGCGAGTCGAAACCTGTTGCCAGCAATGACACGCCGGAAGGCCGAAGCGCCAACCGTCGAGTCGAAATTCTCGTACTGGTCAAGAAGGAAGAATGA
- a CDS encoding OmpA family protein — protein MILQRLVIKFIQAGVAFLFLYAGLALAAGDIDFADFIGTRRVLATVHFAPGSSRLDAVGRQTLDQLVEELRRLSPDEKVVRIEGFASPEGTERTNVDLSMERATRVELYFRRHHKLPPTRYLVGIGVRAEGDMPPEKQRRVEIAVYDNVLHVDWDKADRIIIDGDRK, from the coding sequence ATGATTTTGCAAAGGTTGGTCATTAAATTCATTCAGGCCGGCGTTGCATTTCTGTTTCTGTACGCCGGACTGGCGTTGGCGGCAGGCGATATCGATTTCGCAGATTTCATAGGCACACGCCGGGTGCTCGCCACCGTTCATTTCGCCCCCGGTTCGTCCCGTCTCGACGCCGTCGGCCGGCAGACTCTCGACCAATTGGTGGAAGAACTGCGCCGACTGTCGCCAGACGAGAAGGTCGTGCGCATCGAGGGATTCGCCAGCCCCGAAGGTACCGAACGGACCAACGTCGATCTCTCCATGGAACGTGCCACCCGGGTCGAACTCTACTTCCGCCGCCACCACAAGCTGCCGCCGACCCGCTACCTGGTCGGCATCGGCGTCCGTGCCGAAGGCGACATGCCGCCGGAAAAACAGAGGCGTGTGGAAATCGCCGTTTATGATAATGTTCTACATGTCGACTGGGACAAGGCCGACCGCATCATCATCGACGGCGACAGGAAGTAA